Part of the Synechococcus sp. HK01-R genome is shown below.
TTGCGCAATCCTTTGGCTTGGAACACGACTTTGCCGTAAATCGTGTAGCCAAAGCCCGTGTTAATGGCTTGGCTGATCAATGTGGCCGCGAGCACACTCACGCTGTTGCTCGCTAGAAGCATTTGCAGCACAAGGTTGGTGACGAGGACATTGCAGAGTCCTGCTGCGCCGAAGCGTCGTTTCTGTCCGCGACGCTTGCCGCGGGTTGGTACCTGATCTGTTGCTTCGGCAGCATCAGTCAAAACCCCCCGGTGCCCTGAGGCAGCGGGGGGCGATGGGATTGCTTGATCAGCCTGTGAGTTCTCTGAATTCACAGACATTAAGTCAACCGAGTAGGGCCTTGGATTTTGCCACGACGTTCTCCACGGTGAAGCCGAACTTCTCCATGCAGGTGCCGCCAGGGGCCGATGCACCGAAGCGATTCATGGTGACGCTGTCTCCATCAAGGCCGATGAAGCGGTGCCAACCGAAGCTTTCAGCTGCTTCCACCACGATGCGCTTGCGCACGGCTGCGGGGAGCACCTGCTCCTTGTAGGCATCACTCTGCTCATCGAAGAGTTCCACGCAGGGCATGGACACCACGCGCACCTTCTTGCCTTCAGCAGTGAGTTGCTTGGCGGCCTGCACGCAGAGGTCGAGCTCGGTGCCGGTGCCGATCAGGATCAGTTCAGGGGTGCCCTCGCAGTCTTCGAGGATGTAGCCGCCGTGGGCGACCTTTTCGATCGACGAGTTGGCCTGGTTGGCCATGTTCTGGCGGCTGAGGCAAAGGGCGCTGGGGCGCTTGCGGTTCTCGATCGCCAGTTTGTAAGCACCGCTGGTTTCATTGCCATCACCAGGGCGGAACACTAGCAGGTTGGGCATCGCCCGCAGGGAGGGGATGGTCTCGATCGGCTGGTGGGTGGGACCGTCCTCGCCAACGCCGATGGAGTCGTGGGTGAGCACGTAGATCACACCCAGCTCGCTCAGGGCCGAGAGGCGCATGGAGCCGCGCATGTAGTCGGCGAACACCAGGAAGGTGCCGCCGTAGGGGATCAAGCCGCTGTTGTGATAAGCGATGCCGTTGAGGATGGCGGCCATGGCGTGCTCACGCACACCGAAGTGCAGATAGCGCTTCTCCGGGGTTTCGGGCTGGTAGGAGCCGGTTTCGCCTTTGATGTCGGTGTAGTTGGAGTGGGTGAGGTCAGCCGAGCCGCCGATCAGTTCTGGCAGGTTGGGACCCAGAGCACCCAGGCAGATCTGGGAGTGCTTGCGGGTGGCCAGTCCACCGTCTGCAGGGGTGTAGGTGGGCAGGTCCTTGTCCCAACCCTGGGGCAGTTCACCGCGCAGCATCCGCTCGAACACGGCAGACTCGGCAGGGTACTGGCTCCGGTAGGTCGCCAGGGTCTGATTCCACTCCGCTTCAAGGCTGGCGCCGCGATCGATGGCCTGACGGAACTGGTCGTAGGCCTCCTGGGGCACCTCAAAGGGGCCGTACTCCCAGCCCAGTTGTTGCCGGGTCAATGCGGTCTCGTCTTCACCCAGAGGAGCGCCATGCACGCCGGCGGTGTCGCTCTTGTTGGGGGAGCCGTAGCCGATGGTGGTGGTCACCTTGATGATCGACGGCTTGTCGGTGACGGCCTTGGCCGCTTCGATCGCCTTGCTGATGACGTTCACATCGGTGTTGCCATCCGCCACGTGCTGCACGTGCCAGCCGTAGGCCTCGTAGCGCTTGAGCACATCTTCAGTGAAGGACACATCGGTGCGTCCATCGATGGTGATGTGGTTGTCGTCGTACAGGGCGATCAGCTTGCCCAGCTTCAGGTGCCCGGCCAGGGAGGCGGCTTCGGAAGCCACACCTTCCTGATTGCAGCCGTCACCCATGATCACGTAGGTGTAGTGATCCACCAGGGTGGCGCCGGGCTTGTTGAATTTGGCGGCCAGGTGCGACTCGGCAATGGCCAGGCCCACCGCGTTGGAGATACCAGCGCCGAGGGGGCCGGTGGTCACCTCAACCCCCGGGGTTTCGAAGGTTTCGGGGTGACCGGGTGTTTTGGAGCCCCACTGGCGGAACTGTTTGATGTCGTCGATCGACACCGAGTCGTAACCGGTGAGGTGAAGCAGCGCATAGAGCAGCATGCAGCCGTGACCGGCGGACAGCACGAAGCGGTCACGGTTGAACCACTGGGGGTTCTTGGGGTTGTGCTTCAGGAACTTGTCCCACAGGGTGTAACCCATCGGTGCACAGCCCATGGGCAGACCGGGGTGGCCGCTCTTGGACTTGTTGATGGCATCGACAGCCAGCATGCGGATGCTGTTGATGCAGAGCGTGTCGAGGGAAGCGGGCGCGGCGACCATGGCGTGTTGACGGGATACTGGGACAGGAACGCAGGGCTGAATCAGCCGATGCGACGGAAGGCAAGGCAGACGTTGTGGCCGCCGAAGCCGAAGGAGTTGGAGAGCACCGCATCCAGTGTGGCTTCACGGGCGGTGTTCGGTACGACATCCAGATCACAGTCGGGATCCGGGTTGGCGTAGTTAATTGTGGGGGGAACAACCCCATGGCGGATCGCGAGCACGCTGGCCACCGCTTCGATGCCGCCGGAACCGCCGAGCAGGTGGCCGGTCATCGATTTGGTGGAGCTCACGGGAATCTGCAGGGCACGGGCGCCGAGGGCGCTCTTGATCGCCGCAGTTTCGTTGCTGTCATTGGCGGGGGTGCTGGTGCCGTGGGCGTTGACGTAGCCAACGCTCTCGGGGGCCAGCCCTGCATCAGCCAGGGCGAGTTTGATGGCGGCAGCTCCACCGACACCGCCCGGGGTGGGGGCGGTGATGTGGTGGGCATCGCAGGTGGTGCCATACCCCACCAGTTCCGCCAGCACCGTGGCCCCCCGGGCTTGCGCGTGGGCCAGGGTTTCGAGAACGAGAATGCCCGCGCCTTCACCGATCACAAAGCCATCCCGCTCCCGGTCAAAGGGACGACTGGCGGTGGCCGGGTCGTCGTTGCGGAAGGACAGGGCTTTGGCGCTGGCGAAACCGGCAACACCCAGAGGAGTGATCGCCGATTCAGCGCCACCGCAGATCATGGCGTCGGCTTTGCCGAGCTGCAGGATGCGGAAGGCATCTCCGATCGCGTTGGATCCAGCTGCGCAAGCGGTGGCGACAGCGGAACTGGGCCCCTTGGCGCCGAGGGCGATCGCCGCCAGGCCTGTGGCCATGTTGGGGATCATCATCGGCACCGTGAAAGGGCTCACACGGCCTGGGCCCTTGTCAGCCAGCACGTGGGCCTGGGTCTCCATGGTCAGCAGGCCGCCGACGCCCGAACCGATGCTGATACCGATGCGCTCGGCGTTCGATGCGTTGATCTCGAGACCGGCATCAGCTAGCGCCTGCTTGGCGGCGACAACGCCGAACTTGCAAAACCTGTCCCAGCGCTTCGCCTCCTTGGCTTCGAGGTAACCGCTGGGGTCGAAGTCCTTGACCTCGGCTGCGAAGCGGCAGGCGTGGGCGCTGGCGTCGAACAGGGTGATCGGCGCCACACCGTTCTTGCCGGAGGTCAGACCGGTCCAATAGTCGGCAACGGTGTTGCCGATCGGTGTCACCGCGCCGAGGCCGGTGACCACGACGCGTTGGAGACCCTCCACCATCCGGAAACCTCAGGCCTGCTTGTCTTCGATGTACTTGACGGCGTCGCCGACGGTGGTGATCCCTTCAGCAGCCTCATCGGGAATTTCGATGTCGAAGGCTTCTTCCAGGGCCATCACCAGCTCGACGGTATCGAGGGAGTCGGCGCCGAGATCGTTTTGAAAGTTGGATTCCGGCTTCACGTCGCCGGCATCAACGCTGAGTTGCTCCGCCACGATCGAACGGACTTTTTCGAGGATCGCTTCCTGGGACATGGCCGTGAAGACGGGACGACGCATCCTACGGGCTGGGCAAGCGGTCGTTAACAACGGTGACGGCCGACCGTTACCGGCGGTTCAGCTGCGCTTGCTGCGGGTACCTTGACGCCAAGCCATCTGTTCAGGAACGGGCACATGTCCCACGCCGTCAAGATTTACGACACCTGCATCGGTTGCACCCAGTGCGTGCGGGCCTGCCCTCTGGACGTGCTCGAAATGGTGCCGTGGGACGGCTGCAAGGCCGGCCAAATCGCTTCCTCCCCCCGCACCGAGGACTGCGTCGGTTGCAAGCGTTGTGAAACCGCCTGTCCCACCGACTTCCTCAGCATTCGCGTTTATCTGGGTGATGAGACCAGCCGCAGCATGGGTCTCTCCTACTGATTTGAGCCTCTCCGGCCATAAGCTCAGCCCGGCAATCGCCGGGCTTTTTTTATATGTGCGGAATCGTTGCGGTGATCGGCTCGCGTGAGGCAGCTCCCCTGCTGCTTGAGGGCTTGCGTCAGTTGGAATATCGCGGCTACGACTCCGCTGGAATCGCCACCGTTGAGAACGGAGCGTTGCATTGCTCGAGGGCGAAGGGGAAGCTGGTGCATCTCACCGCGAAGGTGGAGGTCGACGGCGCCCCCGGGCTCTGTGGGATCGGTCACACCCGGTGGGCCACCCACGGCAAACCCGAGGAGCACAACGCTCACCCCCACAGCGATGGCAGTGGTCGGGTTGCCGTGGTGCAGAACGGCATCATCGAAAACCACCGCAGCCTGCGTGAAGAGCTGACCGCTGCCGGAGTGCATTTCCGATCCGAGACCGATACGGAGGTGATTCCGCATCTGATCAGTGCTCAACTGGCGAGTTTCCAGGCCGCTGGCCGGTCCGCCGATGGGGCCCTCCTGCTGGAGGCGGTGCAGGCGGTGTTGCCGCAGCTGCAGGGCGCCTATGCGCTGGCGGTGGTGTGGGCGGAGGTTTCCGGTGCCCTGGTGGTGGCCCGCCGGGCGGCGCCGTTGCTGATCGGTCTTGGTGAAGGGGAGTTTGTCTGCGCCAGCGACACGCCCGCTCTCGCCGGGATCACCCGCACGATCCTGCCGATGGAGGACGGGGAAGTCGCCCTGCTCAGACCCTTGGGCATCGAGCTCTACGACGCTGAGGGTGTGCGGCAGCAGCGTACGCCTTCCCTTTTGAACGGCACGGATCATGTGGCCGACAAGCGCCATTTCCGCCACTTCATGCTCAAGGAGATCCATGAGCAGCCGGAGACGGCTGAGCTCTGGGTGGCGCGCCATCTCCCCAGCGGTTTGCCGGAGTCGAATCCGGTGGCCTTGCCGTTCGATGAGGCCTTCTACACAGGGGTGGAGCGGATTCAGATCCTGGCCTGTGGCACCAGTCGTCATGCGGCCTTGGTGGGGGCCTATCTGCTGGAGCAGTTCGCCGGATTGCCCACCAGCGTGTTCTATGCCAGTGAATTCCGTTATGCGCCGCCGCCGCTGGCGCCCCACACACTCACCATCGGGGTGACGCAGTCGGGGGAAACGGCCGACACCCTCGCCGCCCTGGCGATGGAGGCAGAGCGCCGCCGCGCCTTGGGCGATGACGCCTATGCACCACGCCAGCTGGGGATCACCAACCGGCCCGAGAGTTCTCTGGCCCGCCAGGTGGAGCACATCCTCGACATCGGCGCTGGCATCGAAGTGGGTGTGGCGGCCACCAAGACGTTCCTCGGCCAGCTGCTGGCGTTCTACGCCCTGGCCCTCGCCTTTGCGGCTCGGCGCGGCAGCCGGCCGGTGGCGGAGATCGGCGTCCTGGTGGCGGAGTTGCGCCAGCTTCCCAGCCAGCTCAGGCAACTGGTGGAGCGTCACGATCGGGAGTCGGAAGCGCTGGCCCACCGCTTTGCTGAAACCCAGGACGTGATCTTCCTGGGGCGCGGTATCAACTATCCGATCGCCCTGGAGGGAGCGCTCAAGCTCAAGGAGATCAGCTACATCCACGCCGAGGGCTACCCCGCCGGTGAGATGAAGCACGGCCCGATCGCCCTGCTCGATGCCCACGTGCCGGTGGTGTCGATTGCGATGCCCGGCGTGGTGTTTGAGAAGGTGCTGAGCAATGCCCAGGAGGCGAAAGCTCGTGATGCGGAGCTGATCGGAGTGGCACCGGAAGGGCCGGACACGGCTCTGTTCGATGCTCTGCTGCCGGTGCCGGAGGTGAGCGAGTGGGTGAGCCCCCTGCTCACGGTGGTGCCCATGCAACTGCTGAGTTACCACATTGCCGCCCATCGCGGTCTCGATGTGGATCAACCACGCAACCTGGCCAAGAGCGTCACCGTGGAGTGATCGCAGCCGCATCGCTGCGGCCATACAGATCATCGAAGCGGACGATGTCGTCTTCGCCGAGGTAAGCACCGCTCTGCACCTCGATCATCTCGACGGGGATGCGGCCCGGGTTGCTGAGCCGGTGTTTGCAGCCCAGGGGGATGTAGGTGCTCTGGTTTTCGCCGATCAGCTGCTGTTCGCCATCCCGTTCCACAAGGGCCGTGCCCTTCACCACAATCCAGTGCTCGGCTCGGTGGTGGTGCATTTGCAGGGAGAGGCTGGCGCCTGGTTTCACGGAGATCCGTTTCACCTGCCAGCGATGGTCTTCGACCACGCCGGTGTAAGAGCCCCAGGGGCGATAGATCCTGCGGTGGGCCTTGCCCTCAGGGCTGCCGTCGGCCTCCAGCTGCTTCACGATCGTTTTCACGTTCTGCGCTTGGCTGCGATCGGCGATCAGCACAGCATCATCGGTTTCGACCACCACCAGGTTCTCCACCCCCAGCCCCACTACGAGTCGGTGTTCGCTGCGCAGGTAGCAGTTGCGGCTGCCCTCGCTGATCACCCGGCCGCGCAGCACGTTGCCGTTGTCATCGCGATCGGCGGTGTCCCACAGGGCACTCCAGCTGCCCACATCACTCCAGCCCGCCGCCAGGGGCAGCACAGACCCAAGCGCTGTTTTCTCCATCACCGCCACATCGATCGCCACATTCGGGCACTTGGCGAAGGCTTCCCGCTCCAAACGCAGGAAATCCAGATCGGCCACGTCCTGCTCCAGGGCGGCGCGGCAGCAGCTCACCACCTCCGGGGCCAGTCGCTCCAGTTCAGCCAGCATGGCGCTGGCTTTGAACAGGAACATGCCGCTGTTCCAGGTGAAGCGGCCACTGGTCAGGAACTGCTCAGCCGTGGCGCGGTCGGGCTTCTCCACAAAGCGGGCGATCGGCACGGGGGTGAGGGCCCCAGGCTGCAGCGGTTCGGACGCTTCGATGTAGCCGTAGCCCGTCTCCGGTGCGGTGGGAACGATCCCGAATGTCACCAGTCGCCCGGCTTCGGCGGCGCTGCGTCCGGCTTCGATCGCCGTGCGGAAGTGGGCGGCGTCGCGAATGACGTGGTCGGCTGCCAGCACCAGGAGCAGGGGGTCATCGCCGCGGGCTGTGGCCTGCAGGGCAGCGACCGCGACGGCTGGAGCGGTGTTACGGCCCATGGGCTCCAGCAGGATCGCGCCCGGTTCCACGTCGATCTGACGCATCTGCTCGGCCACGATGAAGCGATGGTCGTCGTTGCAGATCAGTAACGGCGCTCCCAGACCTGTCAGGCCCTCCAGCCGTTGCTGGGTCTGTTGCAGCAGCGTTTCATCGCCCTGGCCCCCCAGGGGCCAGTACTGCTTGGGATAGCTGGCGCGGGAGAGCGGCCAGAGGCGGGTGCCCGTGCCGCCGCAGAGGATCACCGGGATCAGAGGGGTGGTCACCGTTCGCTCGACCGTGATTGGCGCCAGTGTCGCGCAGGGCCCCAGGACCTGTCAGCTTTTTGAGTCGGTGTCTAGAGCTCCAGGAGCCCGGGGGGAGGAGTCAGCAGCAGCCAGCCCTCCTCCAGGTGCACCTCTGGAACGATCGTCTCCACGAAGGGGATCAACACCCGGCGCCCTCCATCGCTGCGCTCCACCTCCAGCAGGTCATTGCCACCGCTGATCAGGTCGGTGACGCTGCCGATCGCTTCAGCATCGGCCTGGAGTCGCACCTCGAGGCCCACCAGATCGAGGAGGTGAAACTCGCCATCGGCGAGGGCGGGGCGGTCATCGGCGCGCACCAGCAGGGTCTGGCCCACCAGGGCTTCGGCGGCGCTGCGGTCGTTGACCCCCTCGAAGCGCACCACGAACAGCTGTTTACCGGGGAGCTGTCGACCGCTGCTCAGCTCCACGGCGCGGGGCACGCCGCCACGGGCCTGCAGCCAGCGCGTGCCAGGCGTGGTGAAGCGCTCCGGGAACTCACTGGCGGGATTGACGCGCAGCTCGCCGCGGAGCCCCTGGGCCCCCACCACGGTTCCCACCGCCAACCAGTCATTGCTGTTCATCTGCTCATCATCTCGCCACGCGATACTGGGTAACGATTGCTGACCGCATCCATGGCCTCCACCGCTCCGATCCTGCCCGGTGCCACGGTGAAGGTGGTGGATCCCCGTTCGATCTACAACGGGTACATCGGGTTTGTGCAGCGGATCAGCGGGGATCGGGCGGCGGTGCTGTTTGAAGGGGGTAACTGGGACAAGCTCGTGACCCTGCGCCTCAGGGATCTGAGCGCCGCCTGAGGGTGATGTGGGATGCGTCCGGACGCCTCTACAACCTGATCATCTTCGGCACGATCCTGGTGAGTATGGCGGGGCTGATGGTCGAGCCCCATCCGCTTCATCTCGCTGCTGATGATGCGGTGCCGGCCTGGGTGCACAGCCTTGAGCGGGCCTGCCTGCTGGTGTTCATCGCCGATTTTCTTCTCCACCTCTGTCACGCCCCAACCGCTGGCCTATCTGCGCAGCTTCTACGGCCTGATCGACCTCTCGGCGGTGCTGTTCTTTTTTGTGCCCCGGATCAGCAGTGACCTGATCCTCTGGATCTTCAAGTTCGTGCGGGTGCTGCGGGTGTTCAAGTTGCTGCGCTTTCTCGATGAGGCTCAGTTGCTCGGCAACGCTCTGCGCGCCAGTGCCCGCCACATCGGTGTGTTCCTGTTCTTTGTGGTGATGACCCAGGTGGTGCTGGGTTACGTGATGGTGGTGATTGAAAGCGGGCACCCCCAGACGCAGTTCCAGACCATGGGGCACGGCGTGTAGTGGGCAATCGTCACCATGACCACCGTGGGCTACGGCGATGTGGTGCCCCAGACGGTGCTCGGTCGCTTGTTAGCGGCGGTGGTGATGGTGCTCGGCTTCGGGATCATTGCCATCCCCACCGGCATCGTCACGGTGGAGATCATCAATCAAGCTCGGCAGGATCAATGCTCCTGTGGGGACTGCGGCCGCACCGGTCACCGCCACCGGGCCGCCCACTGCGATCAGTGCGGGGCGGTGTTGCCTTTGGGCCGTTCCTGAAGGAGCCTCAGGGCGTTCCTTGCAGCGTGCTGTTCGGCTTCACGCCTGGAGCCGCCCCAGCCCTCAGCGAGGAGATCGGCCAGGCTGACGCGGCAATGGAAGCGGCGCGGGTCGCCGTGGCGGCGGCTGACCTCCCGGGTGTCGTAGGCCGGCAGGCCCAGGGCCTGGCCCTGGCTCCACTCCTGTAGGGCGGATTTGCTGTTGCCCCGATGGGGGTCGGCGAGAACGGCGGCGCTGGTTGGCTGCCAATAGGGGGTCAGCCAGGCCTGCACCGCCTGCAGCCCTCCGATGGCGTAGATCGCGCCGATCAGCGCTTCACTGAGTTCGGCGCGCAGGGTGGCGTGGCCGGCTCCATCACCGCTGGCCATCGCACCGATTTGCCACCAGCGTGCGATGCCGATCTGCTCTCCCAACTGGGCCAGCCATTCATCGCTCACCAGCTGGGCGCGCAGGGCGGACCGTTCCCCCACCGGCAGCTGGGGCTGGGTGCTGGCGATGAATTCGGTGGCAGCCAGGCGCAGCACCGCATCGCCGAGAAATTCCAGTTGCTCGTGATGGGAATGCAGGCCGCTGGAGGTGTGGGTGAGCGCTGCATTGAGCTGGGCGAGCTCGTGGTCCTTGAGCGGCAGCGGCGAGGAGAGGCCGAGTTGCTGCCAGAGCTGCTCCAAATGCTCGCGACGGGCGGCATCGATGGCAATGGGAGTGTTGGGTGCCATGGCTTCAGCGGCTGCGCTCAAAAAATCAAGCGCCTCAACTCAGGGTTATAATGCTGCCCCGTTCTCAGGCTGAACAACGCTCCTGGTCTGTTGCAAGCCGTTGGGCCAGACAGAAAGTGATAGTAATTCGCCAGGCTTTTGCGATCAACGCCAGGAGGAAGTTGCAAGGGTTGGCTCAGGGTAGGGTTCGTAACTCAGGCGATCGAGGAATGTGAATCCCTCGCCGGTGACAGAGATTGAGATCTTGGCTCCGAACTCAACATTGCAACGAGCTTTCCCGCGGACCATCGGTCTGATATGGGCCTGGCAGAGGCTGATGATGCGATCTGGGATGCTTCTGCTGTCTGCGTGATGGAGAATGGTCTGATGGCGGACCAGCTCGCTGATTACCAGCAACTTCTGATAGATATGCCCTCGGGCGGTCAGAAGGCAGCCACCACAAGCGACCAGGGCGTCGATGCTCGAGAGATTTCGCTTGAGGTGGCCAAGCTGCTACTTGATGGCCTTGCGGATCTAGTTGATACGGTTTTTTTTCTTCTGCTGCTTCGAAGAAGCCTTCGGCTAGGGCTACAGCAAAAAACTGCTGCCTGGCCTGTTTGCGGTGGGTACGAGGCTTATGGCCAAAGCTTTGTCTAACCTGAGGAGCATCGCATCAATCAGGATCTCAGTCACCTCCCTCGCTTCATTGAGCAGTGATAGATCTGTTGGATGAAAGATATCTACAGGTGCACAGGTGGCAGCGATCAAAAGTGAACCCTGATTCGGCTGCTTCTGCGAGGATGGTTTTGACCGGACTGCAGGATTGGTCAATCCACCACCACTGCCATTGTCATCGCCTTGGCCCTGGGAATCGGATGAGCGAATCACCTTGAGGCCATGGCGCACAATCAGTTCGTTGCAGTCGTTGACTAGCGATTACGGTAGGCGCTTCCGGAAATAGACCATCATCAATGGATCAAACGGTGCCGAATACTGGAATGCTTCCAGGCCGATGAAGAGCTGGAGATATGGACTCTCCTTGATCTGCTCAACCAGCTCTTCATCCGTGAGCCCGAGGCATGCCTTGATGATCAAGGCACCCAGTGCCATGCGAAAGGGTTTTGCCGGTGCTGCAAAGCCCTTGCAGAATTGCGCGGCATAGTCGTCCTCCAGCTCATCCCATGGGATCAGCTCAGCCAGCTTGATCGAGCGATTGTCACCAGAGAGTTTGCCGCCGAAAGGCAGGAAGTGGTCCTCAAACGAGAGCTGATGACGATGCTCACGCCTGTACATGTGGAAAACTCCGGACCACTTTTGGGCTCAAATCGGCCCGTTTGCGCACATTTTACCGTCAAAAAGAGCTTAAAGTCATTGCGCTGCAGTGGGTCTGGCTTTATTCAGGAAGCCCCATGTAACCCTGGATCGGCGATCAGTTTGCGGCCGACGCAACGGGAGAGCGTCTCAGCAAAACCATCGCTGCAGAGCCCAAGAAGCAGCTCTCGGGTGGACGGTCCAAAGCATTCCCAGCGATGCAGAGTTTTCTTGTGCTCGAGTGGGTTGTCGTAACTGACCCACTCGCAGGCGTCGTCACTGGGGAATTCGGCTTCCACGCTCCTGGCCAGTGAATCGGGCAACACCTGATCAATCAAGGTGCGGGGAAAGGGTTGAGTTGAGCGTGAGGGAAGCAGTGGAAAGCCTCCCTGAGGCGATCCTCGGGAATGGGGGGGGCATGTTGAAGTGATATCTCGATGATGTTGTCCCGGTTATGATGTAGTTGGCTTCATGTCCGGAGTGCTTTGACGGCGGGCGTTACGGGCGAGGGTGATGAATATTTGCGGCCACCAGGTCAGGCGTTGGTGCCAGGGCAGCTGGTAACGCGAGCAGAAGCAGTGCCACTGGCATTGTTTGGCCTGCCAGCGCTGCCAGGCCAGTCGGATCGATGCTCTGCGACGCCCGCGGCTATCGCTGCTGTTGTTGCAATGGCGGCGATGAGCCAGCAGCTGGTCTGGGCAGGCAAGCAGTTCACCGCTGTGCCGCGCCACCAGGGCCAGCCAACTGTCGTGAAACACCGCTGCCGCCGGAATCGGCAGCGCCCGTTGCAGCAGTGCCCGATTCACCAACACTGTGCAGCCGGTGACCTGGTTGTGCTGAGCCAGGCTCACCAGTCCGGGCGGCGTCCCCTGGCAGCGGTGCGATTGCCACAAGCTGCCGGCCAGGCGATGACCGTTGGCATCGATGAGCTGGGCATCGGAGTGCAGCAGCAAGGGCGTGCCTGAGCCGTGGCGTGTCTCGGCGTCTTGCAGCAGGCGCAGGCCGGTGGCGAGTCGCTCGGGGAACCAGAGGTCGTCTTGATCGCAGAGGGCCACATAGGGGGCACGGCTGGCCAGGAGCAGCTGATTGAAGGCGGCGGTGGGGCCGAGCCGCTGGGGCTGATCGCACACTGGGCTGATCCGTTCCAGCCAACCAGGACACCGGCATTGCCAGCGCTGCAGGATCGCTGGCGTGTCATCGCAGGAGCTGTCGTCGCACACCAACACCCGGTCGGGGCGTCGATGCTGCCTCCAGAGACTCTCCAGCTGTGCATCGAGAAATGCGGCTCCGTTGCAGGTGGCCAGCACCACCTCCAGCGTCAGCGTCTCCGGGATCACCACCACTGCAGGCCCCATTTGCGGAAATAGAGCCAGGCGCTGTGCAGATTCACGAGGGTGAGCCGCCAGTTGGTGTAGCTGCCTCGGCCCCAGTGATGCCAGACGGTGGCGATGGGCAGATTTACGGTGGGGCCGTGTGCAGCCAGGCGGCGGGTGATATCGGCATCTTCGAAGTAGAGAAAAAAGCGCGGATCGAAGCCGCCGATCCGTTCCACGGTCGCGCCGCGCATCAGCAGACAACAGCCGCTGAGGTAGGTGGAGCGGAACACCTGGTCGTAGGAGTGATCACGCATGGTGAACCAGTGGTCGTAGCGCCGCAGGCGCCGTGGTTTGAGGCGACGGGGGATGAAGCGACGGCTGATCAGGGCCAGCAGGGTGGGGTTGCGCTTGCAGAGAAACTGGCGCTGGCCATCGGGAAAGCGCAGCTGGGGTATGGCGGCGGTAACGTCGGGATGGTGCTCAAGCCATGCCAGGAGCGATTCCAGGCTGCCCGGGGCCCAGGAGAGATCGGTGTTGAGCACGGCCACCAGCGGCGGCACGCCGTGGTGAGCGCACCACTGCTGCCAGAGCTGGTTGAAGGCGCGGCCGTAGCCCGGATTGGCCTGCTGCACCAGGGTCATGCCGGCCCCTGGCAGCAGCTGCTCCACCGCTTCGCCGGGGCGATGATCATTGACCACCACGGCATAGGCCACATCGGCGGCCAGGGCGTTGAGGCAGCTGCTCAACCGCTGCACATGCTCGGCGGGAGGGTGATGCGCCACCAGCACCAACAGAGCGCGCACAGAAATGCCTGCTGCAGGAGGCACGTCAACGCATGGTGCGGACGGCATCCAGGCTCTGGTTGAAACGGCTGAACAGCAACTGCAGAACAGTGCGCTGTTGCAGTTTGATCTGGGCGTTGAGGGCCATGCCCGGTTGCAGCCCGAAGCGTCGGTCACGCACGCTCAGGCTCTGGGCGCTGAGATCGAGGCTGATCGGGAAATTGGGGTAGTCGTATTCCTGCGACGGCGGCAAAGCATCCTCACTCACCTGGGTGACCGTGGCGGGCAAGGTGCCGTAGAGCGATTTGTCGTAGGCGCTGAAGGCGATCTCGGCGCTTTGGCCCGGACGAATGAAGGCCAGATCTTTGTTCGGAGCGAACACCTGGGCCTGGAGTTCGTCGTTGGGCACCAATTTGAGCAGTGGTTCATTGCCATTCGCCAC
Proteins encoded:
- the psaC gene encoding photosystem I iron-sulfur center protein PsaC, translating into MSHAVKIYDTCIGCTQCVRACPLDVLEMVPWDGCKAGQIASSPRTEDCVGCKRCETACPTDFLSIRVYLGDETSRSMGLSY
- a CDS encoding GtrA family protein, producing MTDAAEATDQVPTRGKRRGQKRRFGAAGLCNVLVTNLVLQMLLASNSVSVLAATLISQAINTGFGYTIYGKVVFQAKGLRNHQPILRYLALMTTMWLLNTAGIDIGTTLGFSKNIAAAALIPCLAVLSYGAQKYWVFK
- the tkt gene encoding transketolase, encoding MVAAPASLDTLCINSIRMLAVDAINKSKSGHPGLPMGCAPMGYTLWDKFLKHNPKNPQWFNRDRFVLSAGHGCMLLYALLHLTGYDSVSIDDIKQFRQWGSKTPGHPETFETPGVEVTTGPLGAGISNAVGLAIAESHLAAKFNKPGATLVDHYTYVIMGDGCNQEGVASEAASLAGHLKLGKLIALYDDNHITIDGRTDVSFTEDVLKRYEAYGWHVQHVADGNTDVNVISKAIEAAKAVTDKPSIIKVTTTIGYGSPNKSDTAGVHGAPLGEDETALTRQQLGWEYGPFEVPQEAYDQFRQAIDRGASLEAEWNQTLATYRSQYPAESAVFERMLRGELPQGWDKDLPTYTPADGGLATRKHSQICLGALGPNLPELIGGSADLTHSNYTDIKGETGSYQPETPEKRYLHFGVREHAMAAILNGIAYHNSGLIPYGGTFLVFADYMRGSMRLSALSELGVIYVLTHDSIGVGEDGPTHQPIETIPSLRAMPNLLVFRPGDGNETSGAYKLAIENRKRPSALCLSRQNMANQANSSIEKVAHGGYILEDCEGTPELILIGTGTELDLCVQAAKQLTAEGKKVRVVSMPCVELFDEQSDAYKEQVLPAAVRKRIVVEAAESFGWHRFIGLDGDSVTMNRFGASAPGGTCMEKFGFTVENVVAKSKALLG
- the glmS gene encoding glutamine--fructose-6-phosphate transaminase (isomerizing) is translated as MCGIVAVIGSREAAPLLLEGLRQLEYRGYDSAGIATVENGALHCSRAKGKLVHLTAKVEVDGAPGLCGIGHTRWATHGKPEEHNAHPHSDGSGRVAVVQNGIIENHRSLREELTAAGVHFRSETDTEVIPHLISAQLASFQAAGRSADGALLLEAVQAVLPQLQGAYALAVVWAEVSGALVVARRAAPLLIGLGEGEFVCASDTPALAGITRTILPMEDGEVALLRPLGIELYDAEGVRQQRTPSLLNGTDHVADKRHFRHFMLKEIHEQPETAELWVARHLPSGLPESNPVALPFDEAFYTGVERIQILACGTSRHAALVGAYLLEQFAGLPTSVFYASEFRYAPPPLAPHTLTIGVTQSGETADTLAALAMEAERRRALGDDAYAPRQLGITNRPESSLARQVEHILDIGAGIEVGVAATKTFLGQLLAFYALALAFAARRGSRPVAEIGVLVAELRQLPSQLRQLVERHDRESEALAHRFAETQDVIFLGRGINYPIALEGALKLKEISYIHAEGYPAGEMKHGPIALLDAHVPVVSIAMPGVVFEKVLSNAQEAKARDAELIGVAPEGPDTALFDALLPVPEVSEWVSPLLTVVPMQLLSYHIAAHRGLDVDQPRNLAKSVTVE
- the fabF gene encoding beta-ketoacyl-ACP synthase II, yielding MVEGLQRVVVTGLGAVTPIGNTVADYWTGLTSGKNGVAPITLFDASAHACRFAAEVKDFDPSGYLEAKEAKRWDRFCKFGVVAAKQALADAGLEINASNAERIGISIGSGVGGLLTMETQAHVLADKGPGRVSPFTVPMMIPNMATGLAAIALGAKGPSSAVATACAAGSNAIGDAFRILQLGKADAMICGGAESAITPLGVAGFASAKALSFRNDDPATASRPFDRERDGFVIGEGAGILVLETLAHAQARGATVLAELVGYGTTCDAHHITAPTPGGVGGAAAIKLALADAGLAPESVGYVNAHGTSTPANDSNETAAIKSALGARALQIPVSSTKSMTGHLLGGSGGIEAVASVLAIRHGVVPPTINYANPDPDCDLDVVPNTAREATLDAVLSNSFGFGGHNVCLAFRRIG
- the acpP gene encoding acyl carrier protein, giving the protein MSQEAILEKVRSIVAEQLSVDAGDVKPESNFQNDLGADSLDTVELVMALEEAFDIEIPDEAAEGITTVGDAVKYIEDKQA